The genomic region GAGCCGGACGTCCGGCTGGTCGGCACCCTGGTGTCGCTGTCCAGGGCGATTCCCGCGCGTACCAAGGAGACCGCGCGGCTGGTGGTGCGCAAGGTGGTCGAGGAGATCGAGAAGAAGCTGGCCGAGAAGCTGATCGCCGCGGTCACCGGCGCGGTGGACCGGGCCAGGCGCACCCGCAGGCCGCGACTGTCCGATGTGGACTGGGACGCGACCATCAAGGCCAACCTGCGCCACTACCAGCCCGCGCAGCGCACCGTGGTGGTGGACCAGCTCATCGGCGCCCAGCGGCGCAGCCGCAGCTCCGCGCTCAAGGACGTGCTGCTGCTGGTGGACCAGTCCGGCTCGATGGCCGAGTCGGTGGTCTACGCCGCGGTCTTCGGCGCCACCCTGGCCTCGCTGCGCTCGGTGCACACCCGGCTGGTGGTCTTCGACACCGAGGTCGCCGACCTGACCGAGGAGCTGGACGACCCGGTGGACCTGCTGTTCTCCACCCAGCTCGGCGGCGGCACCGACATCAACCGGGCGATGGCCTACGCCCAGCAGCACATCCGCCGCCCAGCCGACACGGTGCTGGTGCTGATCAGCGACCTGT from Crossiella sp. CA-258035 harbors:
- a CDS encoding VWA domain-containing protein; its protein translation is MSEAERLRRWRLLLGPAANELGDLDADDRRRDAALTALYGGGGQTMPGEGEGKRSGGLSSSAPVLHRWLGDVRTYFPASVVQVMQRDAVERLGLTKLLLEPELLSTVEPDVRLVGTLVSLSRAIPARTKETARLVVRKVVEEIEKKLAEKLIAAVTGAVDRARRTRRPRLSDVDWDATIKANLRHYQPAQRTVVVDQLIGAQRRSRSSALKDVLLLVDQSGSMAESVVYAAVFGATLASLRSVHTRLVVFDTEVADLTEELDDPVDLLFSTQLGGGTDINRAMAYAQQHIRRPADTVLVLISDLYEGGVAGELQRRVRDLVASGVTVVVLLALSDSGKPAYDHELAAQLSALGAPAFACTPDLFPDLLATALRKEDVAAWAEAEGIQVGA